In the Glycine max cultivar Williams 82 chromosome 6, Glycine_max_v4.0, whole genome shotgun sequence genome, tagtCACTGTCTATAAAAGAGTATGACTAAAAAGTATGTAGAAACAATTGTTCTAGGTGTTGTATTCTCAGTATTTCACCAGCAGCAGGTACACAGATAGTGACTTTCCTAAGACCAGCCAGGACCAGAATCTGAGCCAGTTTGGTAGCTTGATGGTGTTTCTGACAGATTACTGAGTCTGGTTTGAGAGGCCTGATATAAGCCACTATTAGCAACAGGAAAGCCACCCATTGATCCAGGGATAATTTGTTGTTGGTAGAGGAAATGTGGCAGCTGATAGTTTTGCTCATTCATCTGCAATGACATTGCCAGATGCTGATGCTGCTGCAGCTGTTGCTGATCATTCATCTCCAAGGGCAAGTTCAATGCAGAAAGATCTGGTTGTGGCTGATTTGCAACTTGAGGTTGTTGCATACCTTGCCCCTGTTGCATAATAGCCTGCTGGGAAACCTGCACAATTTTCACATATGTGAGGGAAAATTATATTAACCCTAACTGCAAAATACTAATGAACCTAACAACCTGAGAAGGTGTCGGTGCTGGCAatggtgttggtgttggtgtcTGAGACCCAGCATCCGCAAGTTTGGCCAGAAAAGTCAAGTTATGCTGAAGCTTGGCTTGACATCTGTATCAGGATAATCAGGTTATGTTCATTAGCCATTGCACtagtttaattattaaataacatataaacATGCAAGAGACCATAGATAAGAATTCAGAAGGTAACAGCAACATTAATACATGATACTTCCGAGACAAACAAACTCAAATACAATAGCATCTTAGAACGACTAGCATTCATCACat is a window encoding:
- the LOC100775507 gene encoding GRF1-interacting factor 2 gives rise to the protein MFNADPSFPSVPTLTTEQIQKYLEENKELILAILEHQNMGKFTEIAQCQAKLQHNLTFLAKLADAGSQTPTPTPLPAPTPSQVSQQAIMQQGQGMQQPQVANQPQPDLSALNLPLEMNDQQQLQQHQHLAMSLQMNEQNYQLPHFLYQQQIIPGSMGGFPVANSGLYQASQTRLSNLSETPSSYQTGSDSGPGWS